In the Sorghum bicolor cultivar BTx623 chromosome 4, Sorghum_bicolor_NCBIv3, whole genome shotgun sequence genome, ACGGGCTGGGGCCTGGGGCTGGGGGAGGGGGACGGAACTAGGGGAACCAAAGATTAGCCAAGCAGCGGCGTACCGGTCGCGTTGCTTGTGGGATCGGATTCGCCCGCCGAGGAAACGGACTTTGGAGTCGCCATCGGGGCATATCGCTGTTACGCTGTAGGCCCGCGGCTCTTGGCGTTGACAAAGGGCCTTTGTTTTCTCCACTCCCGTAGCGAGGCACGTCTCACTGCTTTGCTCGTAGAAGCGTCTTTTTTCTTCCACATCTATTTTtaacatataatatatatatataaataaagatATATCTGTCACCTGGTTTTATATTGAAGGGGTGTGTGTGCCGTAAAATAATTTCCGAACTGCACATTTTTATGTCATAGAAAACACACACCAATTAAAGTTAAGGGCACGTTTGGATACACTAGCTAAAAGCTAAATTTAGGTGTTAGCCATCCAAACAGCTCATCTAAAAAACTAACTAAAGTTCAGCTGTTTTAATCTAGCtaaagctagctaaaatttagctaagTCTATTAGCTGGAGGATCTAAACAATAcagctaaagtttagctaactaaaattttaaaataatattttaatatactaaaaattctTCCAGCTAAATTTTAGTTGAATATATTCAAATACATCCTTAAGATCCAGGATCCAGGAAGGGACATGCCAATGCCATCCATGAACTCCTTGCCCTCCCAAGGATCCCCCTATTCGTACTCGTAGCATTTCAGGGTGTCAGGAGCGCTGTGCTGACCTGCCACATCGAGGCGGGCACTAGGGCCGCTGTCAGAGGGAGATCTCTGCCTGTCACAGGCAACAGGCCACACCGCCCCAAGCAGACCCGGCCCCCCCTGCCACTTCCGTCTGATTCCTCTCGCCTCGCCGCTGGCCTGGTTTATATACCGCCTCCCCCGTCCTCTCCGCGCCCCTTTCCTCCGCTGccctcctcttctcttctccctCGATTCAGAGCTCCGCGAATTCGGACAGAGCAAAAGCGCGGCGCGTCCGTGTCGACCCCTTCCCCCCTGCGACGAGTCTCCTGCCGCTTCCCGGTACGTGCGTTCGTCCGTGCTCTGccgcctctgctgctgctccgATGTCTGCGTGCGTGATTCCGCCGCCTGCCTCGCGCGCGGTGGCCTTGTCGTCGTCGCCTGCGGGCTTGCGAGCGCGGGAATCCGTTGCCCTCTCGGCCGCCTTGGGCCGCGTTGTTCGATTGCGGCATGGGATTTCGCCCCGCAAAAGCAGGAAGGCGCGGTGGGTGAAGCCGTGGAGCCGTGGGGGGGTGGTTGGCTGGCTGGCTAGCGTTTCTTTTGCCCATTCCTCGGAGAACCCCGCCCGGTACCGGTAGGCGGTAGCTTCCCGTAGCCTTTTTCCCTTCCGTTCCACGCAACTTGCTGCGTGCGCCGGCCGTTCTGGATGGAACCTCGAACCTCTGCCTTCCTTCTACCTGCCGGTGCCGTGTGTCCGTGGGATTGGAACATAAGGACGAGGCAGGCAGTCTGGCTGGGCAGTCTTGCTGCAGCTATTGCTCTTATTATTTATAGCGAGTGGATTGTAGTAGCCCACGATAGGTTCAGGCGGCGTTACGATTGGTTCTTTCAGCATAATATAATCCCCTTCTCAATTGGAATTGGCGCTTGTTTGGGATGATTCTGTCTGTAGGCCGGGCGAAATGGAAGGTGTCGTTGTCAGGAGGGTCATCCCTTCGGATAACAGTTGCCTCTTCAATGCTGTGGGGTAAGTCTGTCATAGCACTGCTTCTACTGCACCATTCATGATTCATGGTCTAGCAAATGGAACCGCTTATTACAGTTTGCGACACCTGTGCTTTGGTACAGCTACGTGATGGAGCACAGCAGAAATAAGGCTTCTGAGCTCAGACAGGTAACTGCTTCGACCAGCCCTTTAATTAGCTGTTTGCTGCCTGCGGTGGGCCTCACTTTTAGACTTGTCTCTTTGTCTTTGGTACATTGTCAAAGTGGTATTATGCTTTGCTTGGATCGGAGCTTTGCACGGTTGCCTGGAAAACGGCAGAGCCGCAGAGGCAAATCTGTTACCCGAGATTTTATTCTGTCATGATTTCCACCTTCTACTCATGCATAGAGGAGCTGTTGGGTCATGCATAAGTGCATTAAAAAATGGTATGTCTTGCTGCATGGGACGGTTTGACAGTGGTGTCGAAATGTGTCATATAGATATATAAGCAGAGTTGCTGGATGAGGCACCCACAATGTATCATAAAAGTGGTCTTTATGCAACAAATAAATGCATCTGTAAAGCCCGCCCATATACATTGGGAAGCCGGTCTGTATAGTATTATAACTGAAATCCATTGATAAGCTGTTTTGAGGTTTGCTCTAATACCATCTGCTGATTATGTAATAGATGACAGCTGTTAGATCCAAATAGCATCTTGGCCAGTTGAGTATTGCTTCATTGTATTATTGGGTGACCTGTACCAATTCTATTGTCTTAAAAAATGTTTATGCAAGATGTGATGTTTCATCCACTGCCACCGTGCTTCTCACACTTCAAACAAGAATAATTGAAATAGACCACATTATTTGAGCTATAATAAATTGACTCATTTGTATTCCATGGAGTTCCTTTTACTTTTAGCTAGATATTGCTGTACACAGAGTGCAGATCTGCACCTGCTATTGCCCATTTTGCTTCCTCTCTGAAAACCTTTTTGTTGACACAGCTACCTTTTCTTCCCTCCTTTGCTTGTTCAAGGTAATAGCAGCAACAGTTGCTAGTGATCCCGAGAAATACAACGAAGCATTTCTTGGCAAACCAAATGAAGCCTATTGTGCTTGGATTTTGGATCCTGAAAAGTGGGGAGGTGAGTTTCAGCACTATATACTTGTACAGCAGCGTTAAAGCTGGAAATAGTCTCAGCTTGAAGTGTTTCCATGCTACTCTATATATGAACTGGATTTCAAATGTCTGCACTATTAACAAGACTTTCTTTCCCAAAAACGGACAGTCTGCATTATTAACAAGACTTTCTTTCCCAAAAAAGGACATTATGTTTCATTCAAAAAAAGGACATTATGAGAAAACAGCAACTTGGAGTTGTTATTATTCCTGATTAGGCAGCTCCATCATTAAGAGGCTCTTTAATTGCACACAACAACCAATAGAACTGAGTTATTAGAAGTGTCTCTGTTTCGAAGCTTAGACTGTAACAATAAATGTTTTTTGAACATGATGCCTTGTAAAATTGCCACTTTGCTTCTTTTAGAACTAATTTCAACCCTCCTTCTCTTTGTCTGCAAAGGGGCCATTGAACTTTCTATTCTATCTGAATATTACGGGCGTGAAATTGCGGCATATGACATTCAGACCACCCGCTGTGATCTCTATGGTCAGGTCAGTGATCTTTCTTTCCCCTATCTTCTTGTGacaaattttctatttttttcccACACCAGTAAAACCGAATTTCATTACCGCAACAGCGAAATTACAAAGTCCAGTAGTTCAGAGATACCCAAAAGTAAAGAACAATACACATAAACACATTCATGCAAGTGGTCACAAAGGATCCACAAGCATGAATCTAAGCTAACACAGGTACCAAATGATACACGAGATAACTGTCCAAAAGAATCGGAACGTCAAACAAGCGTTTCCACACAGGGCGCTTGCCCATTACAGCTCGCACATCTGAGAACTTGGGGATTACTCAACCAGCAAAAGGGACCAACTGACGCTCCTCCTCAGAGTATGTCTACCTGTCCTGCTTGTGAAAGAAGGGGGCCGCCGTCTTCACCACTTCTGCTCCCTGGAGAACCTGCTGCTTCAAGTCCTCCTTCAGCAAACCTGCCCAATATGTCAGAAAGGAACAAATCATACAGATGATCTCAGTTGGAGATTTCactctcttaggccttgtttaatataCTTATCAGTTTTGCACCCCTTGACACAGGAGAAGAATTATAGTGAAAGGGCCATGCTCATTTATGATGGATTGCATTACGATGCTCTTGCTGTAAGTTCACTTGATGGTATTATGCTAATTATTAATAAGGAACAAGAGGTATTTGCTAATTATATATACTTTTTATGAACAAAAATTCAGATGTCTCCAGCTGAAGGAGCACCAGAAGAATTTGACCAGACAATCTTCCCTGTCAATCATAACCGTTCCATTGGTCCAGCAGAAGGCCTTGCCCTCAACTTAGTGAAGGAGGCGCAAAGGTACTCAACCATAGCCATTTGAACACTCTGTTCTTTACCTGTCAACTTCCCCGTTGATGATAAAATTGCTCATTTGTTTGAAACCATGGAAATATGTTGGAGTCGACATTTTATCGATTGTTTTGTTTGACATGCAACATGCAGGAAGAGGAGCTATACTGACACCGCAAACTTCACTCTGCGCTGTGGGGTGTGCCAGATCGGCGTCATCGGTCAAAAGGCAAGGCTCTTATAAAGCGTGAAAGGTTTCAACTTCCAACCAAAATCTGCAAATGTCATTATACTGAATGTTCCAATCTGTCTGTACGCAATGCAGGAGGCCGTCGAACATGCGCAAGCCACTGGCCATGTCAACTTCCAAGAATACAAATGACAGTACAAGAATAGACTGTTCTGTTGTTGTAAACTTGACTATCATTTGGTTCCAACTGACATGCTCCTTCTGTTGGATATGGTTGGCACTACTTTGTATCACAGTGTAATTCTTACAGGGCAAACAGAATAATGGTCTTCTTCGTTATGGATAATGTCTAAATTGCCTGCCCATCTCTGTTGAAGCGCTTACAGAGTTACAGTCCATTGTCGTTCTGATTCAACTCCTATGGCGCTGGGAAAGTATTTTGCCTTAATGAACCTGTGCACATAAGGAGCTCGGGTTTTGCAACATCCTCCATCCTTGCTTTGCTATATCATCCCGTTTTTATGGAGAAAATATTTAACACTTTTTTGTTGAGCAACAATTAATTAACACTTGTATATAAGAAGAAAAAGAGACACCTGTGCGGACATGCATTAGGTTTGTTGGCCCATGGGCCGTATCCATGTTGGGCTGTGTGGCCAGTGGCATCATATTTGGtgaaattgttttttttttcagttttgTTCTGGGGCTCCACCATTGCTAGTAGCTGCGGTTGGTACGCGTATCCCCGTAATAAAAGTATAGTAAAAAAGACGACGAAGAAGAACGTACACCCATAATCTGTGTGTAGCGAGCTGTTTAGTCAAATCCGGATGCATCTTTCTCTGGAAATAATTAAGCTAGAGATAAAACAGAAACAGGCAAAGAATAATCTGAGTTGGCTATTCTGGAATGCATGCGCCATCGAGTGCAGCGCCTACGCATGTCAATTGAACTGTTGTCCAGAATCACACACCTTAGCTTGTTTCACCCCTTTTCTTTCTTCATGCTACGCTAGCTTTCTTTTGAAATAAAAGAAGGCCGGTCAAAGAACACGTATCAAATGCCAGACGAAACCATGCATGGAGCAGGTCACGTGATCATCAGATACCaggtgtttagttcaaaaaaaattctaaaatttttcaagatttttcgtcacatcatacataaagtattaaatttagataaaaataacAATTGCATAATTTacagtaatttatgagacgaatttttttgggtctaattagttcatgatttaacaataattatcaaatataaataaaagtgtaCTATAATAACTAAACCTAaaattttcaccaactaaacaaggcttcagTCGATCACGAGCCGAGATcattaagaaaaataaatatataaacaACAGTCAGtaaaagaaaacatacacgcATGGGTAATCCGTGCATGTTCTCCCGTGCTGTGACATTTTGACTATAATAAAGGCGCGCGTCCGTGGAATAATAAAGACACACATTTTGACTGCACATTGATCAGCAgtgagcatgcatgcatatgcacaGTTCTCAGCTTTGCCCATGCGTCCATGCATGCCCAACGGCAATACTGTTACTCCTTGCAGAGCCATGCCATACATCCCTGAAATGATCTGCATAtgttcatattttgctcaaatgcacagaccttgtttagttcccaaaaaattttgcaaaatttttcagatttcccgtcacatctaatctttagacgcatacatggagtattaaatatagatgaaaataaaaactaattgcacagtttggtcgaaattgacgagacgaatcttttgagcttatttagtccatgattggacaatttttgtcaaatacaaacgaaagtgctacagtgtcgattttgcaaaaaaaattggaactaaacaaggccacccaTCTGTAGTTATAGGAGTAGCAGCAGTTTAGTTcacgaaaatttttggatttgatCAGCACTTTAGTttctatttagtaattattgtctaatcatgaattaactagacttaaaagatttgtctcataaattacagataaattataaaactagttattttttagtctatatttaatgttttatgtaagggttcaaagatttgatgtgatagagcttgaaaatttttagaactaaaccaaACCTTACATAATATATGGAGAGAGAGAAATGGGCACGTCGCAATTGAGTGTGGCCTTCTTTTCAATATCTTTTT is a window encoding:
- the LOC8074685 gene encoding ubiquitin thioesterase OTU1 translates to MEGVVVRRVIPSDNSCLFNAVGYVMEHSRNKASELRQVIAATVASDPEKYNEAFLGKPNEAYCAWILDPEKWGGAIELSILSEYYGREIAAYDIQTTRCDLYGQEKNYSERAMLIYDGLHYDALAMSPAEGAPEEFDQTIFPVNHNRSIGPAEGLALNLVKEAQRKRSYTDTANFTLRCGVCQIGVIGQKEAVEHAQATGHVNFQEYK